The genomic stretch TAATATTCTCCTTCAGCTGGAATCTGATAATTGCTTGAAGAAGCATAATCAATAAAATATGATGATCCTGTGAGACATATAAAATCTCCTTCAAACACTTTATATTCTCTTGGTTTACTATTTAATTTTGAATTATTTTTATTACTGCAATTACTAAAAGAAAATAAAAGAGTAATAATAAAAACAAAATAAATTATTTTCATTTTTTATCCTTTAATATTTTAATGCTGCTTTATTATATATAAAACATATTAATAATAAAAAAGGAATACCAAAAAATGATATTCCTTTTAATTATTTTTAATAGCAATCTATTATTACTGATCTGATTTTCTCATTTGAGGGAAAAGAATAGTATCTCTAATACTAGCAGCATTCAAGAATAGTATAGCCATTCTGTCAATACCT from Brachyspira murdochii DSM 12563 encodes the following:
- a CDS encoding lipoprotein involved with copper homeostasis and adhesion, whose protein sequence is MKIIYFVFIITLLFSFSNCSNKNNSKLNSKPREYKVFEGDFICLTGSSYFIDYASSSNYQIPAEGEYYNLEREFLSFNFEGPTKVYLKAEGYLEEREGREKSTTETFFIVTKIILFDTNRASSLL